The Halomicronema hongdechloris C2206 genome includes a window with the following:
- the rlmN gene encoding 23S rRNA (adenine(2503)-C(2))-methyltransferase RlmN yields MADATLTSAPTTSLTPLLGASQRQLTDWVIAQGQPAYRGGQLHRWIYHQGIRSLADISVFPKAWRQQVADIPIGRSQLHHRVTAPDDTVKYLLRLADGHIIETVGIPSAQRLTVCVSSQIGCPMACDFCATGKGGFLRNLATHEIVDQVLTVQEDFQQRVSHIVFMGMGEPLLNVDAVVAAIRCLNQDVGISQRAMTLSTVGLPGRIQQLAQHQLQITLAVSLHGSNQSLRERLIPSARHYPFQALLDDCREYVNQTGRRVSFEYILLAGVNDRVNHAIELAEHLRGFQSHVNLIPYNPIDEADYQRPSHRHIRRFVQTLAEHHIAVSVRYSRGLEKSAACGQLRASQSAK; encoded by the coding sequence ATGGCTGATGCCACCCTTACCTCCGCCCCGACGACATCCCTCACGCCCCTGTTAGGCGCTTCCCAAAGACAGCTCACTGACTGGGTTATTGCCCAAGGCCAACCGGCCTATCGCGGCGGGCAACTCCATCGCTGGATCTATCACCAGGGCATCCGCTCCCTAGCCGATATCTCGGTATTTCCCAAGGCCTGGCGGCAGCAGGTGGCCGATATTCCCATTGGCCGCTCTCAGTTGCATCATCGCGTCACCGCTCCAGACGACACCGTCAAATATCTACTGCGCCTAGCCGACGGTCACATCATCGAAACCGTTGGTATTCCCAGTGCCCAAAGACTCACAGTCTGTGTGTCATCGCAGATCGGGTGTCCCATGGCCTGTGACTTTTGTGCCACTGGCAAAGGCGGGTTTCTGCGTAACCTGGCCACCCATGAGATTGTCGATCAAGTTCTGACGGTACAAGAAGACTTTCAACAGCGAGTCAGCCATATCGTCTTCATGGGCATGGGAGAACCGCTCCTGAATGTCGACGCTGTTGTAGCAGCGATTCGCTGCCTCAATCAGGATGTGGGAATTAGTCAACGCGCCATGACCCTGTCAACCGTTGGCTTGCCGGGGCGAATTCAACAACTAGCGCAGCACCAACTGCAAATCACCTTGGCGGTGAGCCTGCATGGGTCGAACCAATCCTTACGGGAGCGCTTGATTCCCAGTGCCCGCCATTATCCCTTCCAGGCCCTGCTGGATGACTGTCGTGAGTATGTCAATCAAACTGGGCGGCGGGTCAGTTTCGAATACATCCTATTGGCAGGTGTCAATGATCGGGTGAACCATGCCATCGAGTTAGCAGAACACCTGCGGGGCTTTCAAAGCCATGTCAACTTAATTCCCTACAATCCCATTGATGAAGCTGATTATCAGCGCCCCAGCCACCGGCATATTCGCCGATTTGTTCAGACCCTGGCAGAGCACCACATTGCCGTAAGCGTCCGCTATTCCCGCGGTCTAGAGAAATCAGCCGCTTGTGGCCAGTTGCGAGCCTCGCAATCAGCTAAATAG
- a CDS encoding SPFH domain-containing protein yields the protein MGSPSIFAALAFLIVAYTVGSVRIINQGNEGLVERLGRYRGKLKPGLNFIIPMLDAVVLIDSIRERILDVQPQAAITKDNVALQVDAVVYWKILDLERTYYAVEDIEAAIRELVITTVRSEIGKMRLEETFSLREDMNKALLDQLDEATEPWGVKVTRVEVQKIEPPPDVIESMQQQQAAELKRRATVLEAEGEQQADITRAEGTVKSIQMLSDALKERPNSKEILNFLIAQSYVESNQKLSASDNSKVVFMDPKMLTEGLVDLMNSPTQPEAPNDEPPGRRRRHRQDQG from the coding sequence ATGGGGTCCCCATCAATCTTTGCCGCTCTGGCCTTCCTGATTGTCGCCTATACCGTTGGGTCTGTGCGCATCATTAATCAAGGCAATGAAGGCCTAGTGGAGCGATTGGGTCGCTATCGAGGCAAACTGAAGCCAGGCCTCAACTTTATCATCCCAATGCTAGATGCAGTCGTCCTGATAGACAGCATTCGAGAGCGCATTCTAGATGTGCAGCCCCAGGCTGCCATCACTAAAGACAACGTTGCCCTGCAAGTAGACGCCGTTGTCTATTGGAAGATTCTAGACCTAGAGCGTACCTACTATGCCGTAGAGGATATTGAAGCCGCCATTCGAGAGCTGGTAATCACCACCGTGCGCTCAGAGATCGGTAAAATGCGGCTGGAAGAGACCTTCTCCCTACGAGAGGACATGAACAAGGCGCTCTTAGATCAACTCGACGAGGCCACCGAACCTTGGGGGGTTAAGGTAACTCGAGTAGAAGTGCAAAAAATTGAACCCCCGCCCGATGTGATTGAATCGATGCAACAGCAACAGGCCGCAGAACTGAAACGGCGGGCCACCGTGCTAGAAGCTGAGGGAGAACAACAGGCTGACATCACTCGAGCCGAAGGCACCGTAAAATCCATCCAAATGCTGTCTGATGCCCTGAAAGAGCGCCCCAACTCCAAAGAGATCCTCAATTTCCTGATTGCCCAGAGCTATGTTGAGTCCAACCAAAAACTCAGCGCTAGCGACAATTCCAAAGTAGTCTTCATGGACCCCAAAATGCTCACCGAAGGGCTAGTGGACTTGATGAATTCTCCCACTCAGCCTGAAGCGCCAAATGACGAGCCCCCAGGTCGACGGCGACGCCATCGGCAAGACCAAGGCTAA
- a CDS encoding TMEM14 family protein, protein MTLGTAVAIAYGILAILGGIMGYVKVRSRPSLISGLISGALLILGGVLWAGGNLLGQWLALIVTLVLIIVFIDRLRKTRKFMPAGLMIIAGIIALIAMVMSSLQLPST, encoded by the coding sequence ATGACACTCGGCACAGCGGTTGCGATCGCATACGGCATCCTTGCCATCCTGGGAGGCATCATGGGCTACGTCAAGGTACGCAGCCGTCCCTCCCTCATCTCTGGCCTCATCAGCGGCGCCTTGCTCATCCTCGGCGGAGTGCTTTGGGCCGGCGGGAATCTCCTGGGGCAGTGGCTTGCCCTAATCGTTACCCTGGTCCTCATCATCGTTTTCATCGATCGCCTGCGCAAGACCCGCAAATTCATGCCGGCTGGCCTGATGATTATCGCCGGGATCATCGCCCTCATTGCCATGGTGATGTCCTCACTACAACTGCCCAGCACCTGA
- a CDS encoding ATP-binding protein, which translates to MSGLAPTVIADIQHYRQQARSLLLYYAVWETPPGQAFLQLLDALYASDSDSCLQAYGNWFAALAKPGESWCSHLLQRILEADNPFSHWSQQTDLAHLPTPLVQAARHDLQRLQSLYGFPEQTLAHWVQTLCQLPEPPVVWQLPEPAPSLKLFHLTNWSDGLDELVAHYRHHGTGLFARYRALRWQKGQLLGIAHADPIRLDQLAAYDYPRQILIRNTEFLLAGHRALHVLLYGSRGSGKSSLVKALLNQYHPQGLRLVEVAKADLQDLPQIVEQLRLVPLKFILFVDDLSFEEDDDAFKALKVVLEGSLTARPDNVVVYATSNRRHLVREFFSERPRPRDQDEVQAWDTLQEKLSFSDRFGLTLTFEAADQPTYLTIVKHLASQAGIQLADADLERQALQWATRHNGRSGRTAGQFIDFLQADLALGEGDSD; encoded by the coding sequence ATGAGTGGACTTGCCCCCACCGTCATCGCCGACATCCAGCATTATCGACAGCAGGCCCGCTCTCTGCTGTTGTACTATGCCGTCTGGGAAACTCCCCCTGGCCAGGCATTTCTGCAACTCCTCGATGCCCTCTACGCCAGCGACAGTGATAGTTGCCTCCAAGCCTACGGCAACTGGTTTGCTGCCCTGGCCAAACCAGGCGAGAGCTGGTGCAGTCATCTACTGCAGCGCATTCTAGAGGCCGATAATCCCTTCAGCCACTGGAGTCAGCAGACAGACTTAGCCCATCTCCCCACTCCCTTGGTACAAGCTGCCCGGCACGATCTGCAGCGGCTGCAGAGCCTATATGGGTTTCCGGAACAGACTCTAGCCCACTGGGTCCAAACCCTGTGTCAATTACCCGAGCCCCCTGTGGTTTGGCAACTGCCAGAGCCAGCTCCATCCCTGAAACTCTTTCACCTGACCAATTGGAGCGACGGCCTCGACGAACTGGTTGCCCACTACCGTCACCACGGCACTGGGCTATTTGCCCGCTACCGGGCCCTGCGCTGGCAGAAGGGGCAGCTGCTAGGCATCGCCCATGCTGATCCCATTCGCCTAGACCAACTGGCCGCCTACGACTATCCCCGCCAGATCCTGATTCGCAATACCGAATTCTTGTTGGCTGGCCATCGCGCCCTTCATGTGCTGCTCTATGGCAGTCGGGGCAGTGGCAAGTCTTCCCTGGTCAAAGCCCTATTGAACCAGTATCATCCCCAGGGGCTGCGACTGGTGGAAGTCGCCAAGGCTGACCTACAGGATCTGCCCCAGATCGTGGAGCAGCTGCGGCTAGTCCCCTTGAAATTTATCCTCTTCGTCGATGATCTCTCCTTCGAAGAGGACGACGACGCCTTCAAAGCGTTGAAAGTAGTCTTAGAAGGCAGCCTCACCGCCCGCCCCGACAACGTGGTGGTCTATGCTACCTCCAACCGCCGTCACTTGGTGCGGGAATTCTTCAGCGAACGGCCCCGTCCTCGCGATCAGGACGAAGTGCAGGCCTGGGACACCCTGCAGGAGAAACTCTCCTTCAGCGATCGCTTCGGCCTCACCCTCACCTTCGAAGCCGCCGACCAACCCACCTATCTCACCATCGTCAAGCACTTGGCCAGCCAGGCGGGGATTCAGTTAGCCGACGCCGACCTGGAACGTCAGGCGTTGCAATGGGCCACTCGCCACAATGGTCGCTCCGGCCGTACCGCCGGCCAGTTTATTGACTTTCTGCAGGCGGACTTAGCGCTAGGAGAGGGAGACAGTGATTAG
- a CDS encoding type II toxin-antitoxin system VapC family toxin, translating into MKLLLDTHTFIWWDSQSSQIPEGTLDLLKSPDNELLLSLVSVWEIQIKAHLGKLELKAPLLDIVQRQESQNGVVILPIALAHIIELDQLPWHHKDPFDRLLIAQSRVEAATLVSKDPAFNHYDCQMIW; encoded by the coding sequence ATGAAGCTTTTGTTGGATACTCACACGTTTATCTGGTGGGACAGCCAATCGAGCCAGATTCCTGAGGGCACGTTGGACTTATTGAAAAGCCCTGATAATGAGCTTTTACTCAGCTTGGTGAGCGTTTGGGAGATTCAGATTAAGGCACATTTAGGCAAACTTGAGTTGAAAGCGCCTTTGCTGGATATCGTTCAACGGCAGGAAAGCCAGAACGGTGTTGTGATTCTTCCTATCGCCCTTGCCCATATTATTGAGCTTGACCAGTTGCCCTGGCATCACAAAGACCCGTTTGATCGGTTGCTCATCGCCCAGAGTCGGGTCGAGGCAGCAACGCTAGTGTCTAAAGACCCAGCTTTTAACCACTATGACTGCCAAATGATTTGGTAG
- a CDS encoding DUF4258 domain-containing protein, giving the protein MRAIAAYPDDRPYPSYLMFDMVNQRPIHVVAAKDNETQTVYVVTAHEPDANLWQPDFKTRKRP; this is encoded by the coding sequence ATGAGAGCGATCGCTGCTTATCCGGATGATAGGCCTTATCCCAGCTACCTGATGTTTGACATGGTGAATCAGCGCCCGATTCATGTGGTGGCAGCAAAGGATAATGAAACTCAGACGGTTTATGTCGTGACTGCCCATGAGCCTGATGCAAATCTCTGGCAACCTGACTTCAAAACTCGGAAAAGACCATGA
- a CDS encoding type II toxin-antitoxin system MqsA family antitoxin has protein sequence MMCVICKQGQTQAGWVTVTLEREGAIVVFKRVPAEICENCGEYYLSDEVTGELLERAEEVMA, from the coding sequence ATGATGTGTGTCATTTGTAAGCAAGGGCAAACCCAGGCTGGCTGGGTGACGGTCACGCTGGAGCGTGAGGGGGCGATTGTGGTGTTTAAGCGGGTGCCTGCTGAGATTTGTGAAAACTGTGGTGAATATTACCTCAGCGACGAGGTGACCGGGGAATTGCTAGAGCGGGCGGAAGAGGTGATGGCCTAG
- a CDS encoding GUN4 domain-containing protein, protein MILGAPGSGKSTLMRHITLMYAIRKRRRLHPRVPKLHPVLLRLREIYELILEHPEPSLADLTKQFFQGKSGDLKAKLEESPRWFEKRLRRGRCLVMLDGLDEIADDSQRQAVSRWVDRQLKDYYETPFILTSRPDAYKKAPLYENAIELEVQPFSTKERNTFIHNWCFNWRKNTTEGRVNTEKARQRAEGLIYQIESSPTLRLMATNPLLLSLMARTHVDKGKLASKRVDLYGEVCQVLLEGRQRYRKTTEAVLSASRKQGILQRLALEMTKAGMLQFTLDNKPAKEGTYTQAKALLQAELSRVPRHAPTPEEFIGKDEVGVRELLSDRQQEGLYEFAHRTFQEYLTAAELKRTGRIDCLLNAFAVGEQALAWWRETIRFYAAQADATAIIEAALKEEHRSVAALALAYECLNDTENLDPATQQKLEQELDRGLHSSDLEEFRLAARVLLSVRLNRLNTDMREPQTITDEIPEIEDSEYVTWAEYQFVQDQILLREMAESERSMPSPNRKAIPDAKQPVTGIDIWDAYQFCGWLSQMTQKQFGETAQYRPQQPFDGRIQLVRFRVPEQYQPLAYYLSTGQWQRADQETIKVMLKVAGKKDQGYLSVDDIKHFPGVDLRLIDFLWVTYSNGHFGFSVQEQIWLEVGGKLDFGRDKQAASAAFKKMSDRNGWRVNGNYISYSQVTFDTSSAPVGHLPGVVVVCGDVSGGGGGCVDCAGVLGSLDDTCWGMVFLFSRIQTCKV, encoded by the coding sequence GTGATTTTGGGCGCTCCGGGTTCAGGCAAATCGACCTTGATGCGTCACATCACATTAATGTACGCCATTCGCAAACGGCGGCGACTACATCCACGAGTCCCAAAACTGCATCCGGTCTTATTGCGCCTACGAGAAATCTACGAACTCATTCTGGAACATCCTGAGCCATCCTTAGCTGACCTGACGAAGCAGTTCTTTCAAGGAAAATCTGGTGACCTGAAAGCCAAACTAGAGGAGAGTCCTCGATGGTTTGAGAAGCGGCTGCGCCGCGGTCGTTGCCTGGTAATGTTAGACGGCTTAGATGAAATTGCCGATGATAGCCAACGGCAAGCAGTCAGTCGGTGGGTAGATCGGCAACTCAAAGACTACTACGAGACGCCATTCATTCTGACATCTCGACCGGATGCGTATAAAAAAGCGCCTCTCTATGAAAATGCCATTGAGCTTGAGGTACAGCCGTTCTCGACCAAGGAACGCAATACCTTTATCCACAATTGGTGCTTCAACTGGCGCAAGAACACAACCGAGGGCAGAGTCAACACCGAGAAAGCTAGACAGCGGGCAGAAGGCTTGATCTATCAAATTGAGTCGTCTCCAACATTGCGACTCATGGCCACCAACCCATTGCTGTTGTCTTTGATGGCCCGCACCCATGTCGACAAGGGCAAACTGGCCAGCAAGCGAGTGGATCTCTACGGCGAGGTTTGCCAAGTGCTGCTAGAAGGACGACAACGCTACCGCAAGACAACGGAAGCGGTATTATCCGCCAGTCGTAAGCAGGGAATTTTGCAGCGCTTGGCCCTGGAGATGACCAAGGCCGGAATGCTCCAGTTCACCTTAGACAACAAACCCGCGAAAGAAGGGACGTATACTCAAGCAAAGGCCCTACTCCAAGCAGAACTCAGCCGCGTTCCTAGGCATGCGCCGACGCCAGAGGAATTTATCGGTAAAGATGAAGTTGGCGTGCGGGAACTGCTGAGCGATCGCCAGCAAGAAGGACTGTACGAATTTGCCCACCGCACCTTTCAGGAATATTTAACCGCCGCCGAACTGAAACGAACCGGACGGATCGACTGCTTGCTAAACGCCTTTGCGGTGGGTGAGCAAGCGTTGGCATGGTGGCGCGAAACCATTCGCTTTTATGCGGCTCAGGCAGATGCCACAGCCATTATTGAAGCGGCTTTGAAGGAAGAGCATCGTTCAGTTGCGGCTCTGGCCTTAGCCTATGAATGCCTGAACGATACGGAAAACCTCGATCCGGCAACTCAGCAAAAACTAGAACAAGAACTGGACCGGGGGTTACATTCCAGCGATTTAGAAGAATTTCGTCTGGCCGCCAGAGTTCTGCTGTCGGTGCGCTTGAACCGCCTGAATACCGACATGCGAGAGCCGCAGACGATAACCGATGAAATCCCAGAGATAGAAGATTCCGAATACGTTACCTGGGCTGAATATCAGTTTGTGCAGGATCAAATATTGTTGCGAGAGATGGCAGAGTCCGAACGTTCCATGCCTTCGCCCAATCGCAAAGCCATCCCCGATGCTAAGCAGCCGGTGACAGGCATTGATATTTGGGATGCCTACCAATTTTGTGGTTGGCTCAGCCAAATGACTCAGAAGCAGTTTGGAGAAACAGCGCAGTATCGACCGCAGCAACCATTCGACGGCAGGATTCAGTTAGTTAGGTTTCGCGTGCCTGAACAGTATCAACCACTGGCCTACTATCTATCGACCGGACAATGGCAAAGGGCCGATCAGGAAACCATTAAGGTGATGCTTAAAGTCGCCGGCAAGAAAGATCAGGGCTATTTAAGCGTTGATGACATTAAACACTTCCCAGGTGTAGACTTGCGGCTGATCGATTTTTTATGGGTCACTTATAGCAATGGACACTTTGGCTTTAGTGTGCAAGAGCAAATCTGGCTAGAGGTAGGTGGTAAGCTAGATTTTGGCAGAGACAAACAAGCCGCCAGCGCGGCCTTCAAAAAAATGAGCGATCGCAACGGCTGGCGGGTAAACGGAAACTATATCTCCTACAGCCAAGTAACTTTCGACACTTCTTCTGCCCCGGTGGGACACCTCCCTGGTGTGGTGGTTGTTTGCGGTGATGTCTCGGGGGGGGGTGGGGGCTGTGTGGATTGTGCTGGGGTTTTGGGGTCGTTGGACGATACGTGCTGGGGCATGGTATTTCTCTTCTCTCGCATCCAGACTTGTAAAGTCTAA
- a CDS encoding transposase, which translates to MPYNPDKHHRRSIRLKGYNYSSAGAYFITLCTFQRQCLFGRIIDGAMQLNECGQIIAEEWLQSSSIRQEIDFDQWVIMPNHLHGIVLINPTHLVGVHGRIVGANGRLPLQRTGHSQRVVPPMKPRSLSSFIAGFKSATTKRINTARNSPRTPVWQRNYYDHIIRSEESLQRIQQYIQNNPATWQNDQLNPSNPSKF; encoded by the coding sequence GTGCCATACAACCCCGACAAACACCACCGTCGGTCTATTCGTCTCAAGGGATACAACTATTCATCCGCTGGGGCTTATTTCATCACCCTCTGCACCTTTCAGCGTCAGTGCCTATTTGGACGAATCATCGACGGCGCAATGCAATTGAATGAATGCGGCCAGATCATCGCCGAAGAATGGCTGCAATCCAGCAGCATCCGGCAGGAAATTGATTTCGATCAATGGGTGATTATGCCCAACCACCTGCATGGCATTGTGTTGATTAACCCGACACATCTGGTAGGGGTGCACGGCCGGATCGTAGGGGCAAACGGCCGTTTGCCCCTACAGCGAACGGGGCATTCGCAGCGCGTTGTTCCCCCGATGAAACCCCGTTCGCTGTCATCATTCATTGCCGGATTTAAATCTGCCACGACCAAACGCATCAATACTGCCCGCAATTCACCAAGAACCCCAGTCTGGCAGCGCAATTATTATGACCACATCATCCGCAGTGAAGAGTCCCTCCAAAGAATTCAGCAATATATCCAAAACAATCCTGCTACCTGGCAAAATGACCAGCTAAATCCGTCTAATCCATCAAAGTTTTAG
- a CDS encoding DUF488 domain-containing protein has protein sequence MKPFLLSYVSAIPLQLMKWAFLLGQETQSHGGKTFYQFIPYRYGPYSFTLNRETDTLVRNGFMEKAADRLWQLTTLGKEQEVKLPKTIAQDITAVTQQYGNFSGSALIDTVYANYPWFTVNSDLPRQRREQRPVADQAIYTAGYEGKTVDEFLNLLMRSGIRRLIDVRYNPISRRYGFHKSTLKRLCNALDIDYQHLPGLGIPGSARANLSSTDSYVALFKEYRCGLSDRWDDLHRAMSLLKSEPSVLVCMEANPECCHRTVLAQHLIDMMELSIKHLGS, from the coding sequence TTGAAGCCTTTTCTGCTCTCTTATGTCAGTGCCATTCCCCTACAGTTGATGAAGTGGGCATTTCTGCTGGGGCAGGAAACGCAATCTCATGGCGGCAAGACTTTCTATCAGTTCATCCCCTATCGTTATGGACCCTACTCATTCACCCTGAACCGTGAAACGGATACGTTGGTTCGCAATGGCTTTATGGAGAAGGCTGCCGATAGGCTTTGGCAGTTGACGACTCTGGGCAAAGAGCAGGAAGTTAAGCTACCCAAGACGATCGCTCAAGACATTACGGCTGTCACCCAGCAGTACGGCAATTTTTCTGGCTCAGCCTTGATCGATACGGTCTATGCCAACTATCCCTGGTTTACGGTGAACAGTGATTTGCCGAGGCAACGCCGAGAACAGCGCCCTGTGGCTGATCAGGCGATTTATACCGCTGGCTACGAAGGCAAAACCGTTGATGAGTTTTTGAATCTGCTGATGCGATCGGGTATTCGCAGGTTAATTGACGTTCGCTACAATCCGATTTCCCGTCGCTATGGTTTTCATAAGAGCACTCTCAAGCGGTTATGCAATGCGCTGGATATTGATTACCAGCATTTGCCGGGGTTAGGGATTCCGGGTTCAGCGAGAGCAAATTTGTCCTCAACGGACAGCTATGTGGCTCTGTTTAAGGAATATCGGTGTGGTCTGTCGGACCGCTGGGATGACTTGCACAGGGCAATGTCGTTACTGAAGTCTGAACCGAGTGTTTTGGTGTGTATGGAAGCAAACCCGGAATGCTGTCATCGGACTGTGCTGGCTCAGCATCTGATAGACATGATGGAGTTGTCAATTAAGCATCTTGGCAGCTAA
- a CDS encoding IS4 family transposase produces MMPNRAEVLKEKYQNSIALPFAEVLPEAEIQSVLNEQGIRYRRVLYTPMVVLWSWLSQVLDVDGSLSHAVKRVTTWMSLSGLTVPSADTGGYSKARKRLPESIFPPLLQRVARALRQKVPPAQRWCGRPVKAFDATTVLMSDTAANQAAYPQHSNQKAGCGFPILKLQVWFCVTTGAVLEVAMAPFRVSEWRLARQLYRKLRPEDVVVADSAYGTYVDLAWVALTGADAVFRKHHQRRCDFRRGKKLGIGDHIVRWQRPKQYPKALSSGELGALPESIEVREVYLSIQVPGFRPTNVVVVTTLRDPKRYPKAKLAELYHRRWQASEVNLRHLKTTLAMEMIAAKTPAMVTKSIWLHLVSYNLLRTLMWDATAHSEVGALRVSLQGTRQQFNHFRAEFLHLAPSKRGQGYQALLSAVRELIIPPRPNRSEPRVVKRRPKPFPRMQEPRSVLKAKLVA; encoded by the coding sequence ATGATGCCGAATCGTGCCGAAGTCCTCAAGGAGAAATACCAGAACAGTATCGCTCTCCCGTTTGCTGAGGTGCTGCCGGAAGCTGAGATTCAGTCAGTGCTGAACGAGCAAGGAATCCGGTATCGCCGAGTGTTATACACGCCCATGGTGGTGCTCTGGAGTTGGCTCTCCCAAGTGCTCGATGTCGATGGTAGTCTCAGTCATGCCGTCAAGCGGGTGACGACCTGGATGAGCTTGTCGGGATTGACGGTGCCGTCAGCCGATACCGGGGGCTACAGTAAAGCGCGAAAACGTCTTCCCGAGTCAATTTTCCCGCCTTTGTTACAGCGGGTAGCGAGGGCCTTGCGACAGAAGGTGCCGCCCGCTCAACGGTGGTGTGGTCGTCCGGTCAAGGCCTTTGATGCGACGACCGTCTTGATGAGTGATACCGCAGCCAATCAAGCGGCGTATCCCCAACACAGCAATCAAAAAGCCGGCTGTGGCTTTCCCATTCTCAAGCTGCAGGTGTGGTTTTGTGTGACGACCGGCGCGGTCCTGGAGGTGGCGATGGCCCCCTTTCGGGTGAGTGAATGGCGCTTGGCCCGCCAACTCTATCGGAAGCTGCGCCCGGAGGATGTGGTGGTGGCCGATTCAGCCTATGGCACCTATGTGGATCTGGCCTGGGTCGCCTTGACGGGAGCCGATGCCGTCTTTCGCAAGCATCATCAGCGCCGCTGTGATTTCAGGCGAGGCAAAAAATTAGGCATTGGCGACCACATCGTCCGTTGGCAGCGCCCGAAACAATACCCCAAGGCCCTCTCATCTGGGGAGCTTGGGGCCTTGCCCGAGTCGATTGAGGTGCGGGAAGTCTATCTCTCGATTCAGGTGCCTGGGTTTCGCCCCACCAACGTAGTGGTGGTGACCACGCTGAGAGACCCTAAACGCTATCCCAAAGCCAAATTGGCCGAACTCTATCACCGCCGTTGGCAGGCTAGCGAAGTCAATCTCAGGCATCTCAAGACCACCTTAGCCATGGAGATGATTGCGGCCAAAACGCCGGCCATGGTAACCAAAAGTATTTGGCTGCATTTGGTGAGCTACAATCTGCTGCGGACGCTGATGTGGGATGCCACAGCCCACTCTGAGGTCGGCGCTTTACGGGTCTCCCTGCAGGGCACTCGGCAACAATTCAATCACTTCCGAGCCGAGTTCCTGCATCTGGCTCCATCCAAGCGAGGGCAGGGGTACCAAGCCTTGTTAAGCGCTGTGCGAGAGCTGATAATTCCCCCTCGACCGAACCGCTCAGAACCTCGAGTCGTCAAACGTCGTCCTAAACCTTTTCCAAGAATGCAAGAACCCCGCTCGGTCCTGAAAGCTAAGCTGGTCGCTTGA